Within Sardina pilchardus chromosome 21, fSarPil1.1, whole genome shotgun sequence, the genomic segment TATCTCTGTCCTAGGCATTCAGAACACTTGTGTTAATAAACAGTGCACTGTCTGACAGAAAACAGATGGTTGTCAGATTTATGTAAGGACACAAAATTGATCGAGTCAGAAGCATGGTCGTCCGTAAGCTCTGGTGACAGAAACAGCCCTTGGTGGGGTGCGTTGTACTGAAGCAACTTGTACAAAGCTCATGGGTTACAGTACAGTCCCATTGTCCCAACATCACATCTGTGTAGGCACTCTGTGTAGGACCTTGTGTTCTGTCCACTTCCCGGGACCTCGTCTGTAGAGAAAGAACCAGACCCGCTCATAAATATTCAGTTCATTGATTAGTTGGACACATTAACACATCATTGAGTTTTTTTAAGTGTAAGTATATGCACATGTACATTTCACAAACCTTTTGCGAGGAAAATCCACACATTTTCCTGCTACACTTCATTTTCTATTGTCATAGCTGGATTTGGTGTACCTAAGGAATGGGAAGGGAGGAACGATGAGACTTAAAAGGCTAAGGACTAGTGCTATATACGGTATGCTTAGCATGAATCAACATGTGGCCTTTAAaatagagagggaaagtgaaagcCAGTGCCCATAATGGTTTCGGTTCTATCAAAGAGCAGTTCCAATGTTATGTCCCGCAGACTTAGTTTTCAAAACCATTCATTATCCTAAAAATAAAGCATGACATCTAGAACCACCCCAATGCATATCATATGGAGGCCATTCAACTAACTTCCCAAATTAGACCGAGATGAGATATAGTTTTTCTTAAAAACAAGCTGTGTAGAATCCCATCAACTCCGCTAAGCAACCAGTAGGGGGcaatgagattactttccctccctatgtgGACATGTGGAGGCTTTTCACATCTAACCAGAAATGCTGATAATTACACACTACTATATAATAGTAATTCAGCAAAATGGGTGGTGTTAAATCAAGAAAGAAGTTAATTCAACTCTCAAAGATCCTTAATCAACAGTATACCAATACATGCAGTGTATGGTGTTCGTAATCATGCTGGACTGCCATTGCAAGACAGCAATTTGTACATGGTGCCTACCGGTATTTATCAGAGCAATAAGAACAAACAGCTTTGGCTAGCAATAAAACTGGGTATGACTGCATGTGACTCTTTTGCTGATTCTGTTCTACAAAGGATGCTCTTGGATTCAATCATGTGAGTGCAGAGAACAACTAAGAGTTTGTGCTATCATTTGTTTTAGCCCAGAGCCCTCTGAATGACCTACATCAGCATTCAGTAAGCTAAGCTCTATGTCCGACAGGCTCCATAAAGGCCAGTGGGTGGATATCCGGCCGCTGTCCTCTCACCAGTCCGCTCTCGGTCCTCGGGTCCATCGCTCTCGCGAAACGACTCACCACTGTTGAGCAGCCGACTCTGAGACTCTCTCAGTGGCTTGGCAGGGAACTGGTGGGCGTCTCCACCACTGCTGAGGACAACAGAACACATTAGGTGCTGTTTCTTTAGAACTAATAGGAAGTAGTAACTGCTAGATAATCACTTTGTCTTGCCTAAGCCAGACAGACTTTAGCAATTATATTTGTGCACAAATACTATGCTCGGATTGGCTTGTAACATTCTTTGATCACAGATTTGTGTTTCCTTAGTACTAGCAGCAATGTTGGAAGCCTGAAGTTCTCACTCCATATAACAGATGAATGTGTACTAAATCATATACATAATGTGAAAACAATGACTACCCCAAAAAACattgagtgggagtgtgtggagttttgagtgctgaCAGACCTTTTGTTGGGAGGGCTTTGGCTAGGAGGCGTAGAAGGCTGTTCAGGGTCCTGGTTAACGAGGCAAGTAGGGAAGGCGCAGCCATCTCCTAAACTGCATGTAATTAAAACCATTATAACCATTAAAGAGAGCACAATTCTGCCACCTACATCACAGTCAAGCCACATGAGAACATGCGAGGATGTTATGTCACCTAAATTATTAATGTTACTGTCTGGCTACGCACGGAGCAAGTAACACCTTACTGcaagatccaaacagagatcACGTCTTCCAGTCATTTAACGCCTGACCTGACCAAACATTCCAGACACAATAAGGTCGGCCTTCATAGATTCCTGATATGAGAAGGTTCTTTCTTTATATGTTGAAGCTGTGCAACAGTTGTAACACGTTTCAATTGAAACAATGTACCAGCAACAGAGCAACGACACTGCATAGTGCAATAGCAGGCATTCCAGACACGCATCTGTGTTCACAGAAACGCGACAGGGTCTGCGTATAATCAAAATGACTTTGAAGTCATTATTTTAAAGCACAACAACTACATTGAACAATTCaccatcattttttaaaaggtGAATGTTAATGCAATTTCTCACAAAGCCATAGTCCTGAAGCCCCTAATAACATCATCAATCTCCCACCTTATAATGGAAACAAAAAATAATGACGTTGTTTAAAATGAAAGCCACTCATACCCTATTTATATACGTTTAATATTAATTAAGTGATAAATGGTGTAATTTTCTTCTCCAGAACAATTCAGCAGTTGTTAAGACACTGAGTAGGTTAATTAAGTTTTGGCTAAGCTATCCATTTTACCTGTTAAAAGTAGTAAGAGACCATTTTTCTACACTTACCTTGAAAATACAGGTACTGGCCAAAACTTCTTCTCATCACCAAAGACCTGGCGGAAGTTCTTGCTGATGCCCAAACTGAAGCCATTTTTGTCAGGTCCATGACGGAACGCAGGTGCTCGGACAGCCTCTGAAACCAAATTACACTCTTTTGTCTTTACACTGTTATACTACTTATGCAACTTACAAGATCATGTCAATAATGTACCTTTACTTAATAAATAGTGTGAaatatggcaaaaaaaaaacatatttatgaAGATATTCAATCagtgtagcctagaaatctagacgacCCTAGCggcatcttgatgtgggtctggctcgttaGGCTACCATCAGTGAATAATGTTTCATTTTTCCATTGTATCCCTCCTTAATTGATCGTTTTATTTTATGTATATAAATATGTTACGTATACATTGATAACTATAACATAATGATGGTTAGTTTGACTCACCAAGAGTTGACCTGTTTTTGCAAACCAGCCAGCAGTGATAAGCAAACAGTGCTGCCAGACTGACAGAGAACATAGAGGCGGCAAAGAACAAGAACATAATGTGGAACTTGGCTTGGGTGTCTGGCAAACCACTCTGCAAATTGTCACaaacaaaaatggaaaaatcTATCAACATTTGAATAAGACAGAAGGCATGGTTGAACTTGATGAAAATATTTGGATATCGTTGCCAATTACCAACTAACAAGGATAATATAACAGCATAACAGAGACTGCATACTGGCATAACCAAGACCTGAACTACTGGCGGGCTTTAATCAAGACATTTAGTCGCTGAGCACAACTGAGTCAGTGTCAGTTTCTATTTATGTTCCCAAATGTTTGATTAAAATTCCCCTCATTTTCAGACTTCAAGCACTGCACCAAAGTAAAAGATCAGATAAATCTACTGCACTGTAAACTACACTAatactacagtacactgcagCCTATAAGAAGCGCAGATGATATTGACTACTCCCTACCAAAAATTGCTTCAGCCGCTCATGTATTTTACCACCAGCCTGTGAGATAAATCACCATTGTTAAAAGAAAGCACAAAGAAGGAAATTATCGTGTTGATGCACACCTGTCCTAACCATAAAGAGCACCATCATCCAGCAACTCTAAACATACCATCCAGAATTTGATGAAGTACTGCAGGTCTGTTGCAGTGATGAAAAGGCAATAGAGTAAAGAGTACGCCAGAAACAGCATGAAAAACTTGTAGTTGGAGAAGCCGACGCAATTATTCACCCTAGATtttagaaaaaagaaagaaaaatgagtGGGTGTGAATCCATAGTGCAAGTAACAACAACACACGGGAACAGTAGGCAAAGATTTGTGGAAGCTGCCTCTAATTGTTGCATCTCATTTTAATCTAGTGTCTCTTAGGATGAAGTAATTATCATAAAATACTGCAGTGAGAGAAGGTGGGTGGTGTTAGTATTCTAATGATAGCCTTTAATGCAAACAGGTCAGTCAGAACAACAAAAGAAGTCAATTAACAGTACTAGTTTACACACTGATGTAGTGCTCACCATGGGCAGTGGTGATCCATCTTCAAGATGCACCTGCAGAAATAACAGAGGCATGGGGCAATTGGGAAGAGTGATCAACACAATCAATAGAGCCCAATTCAATTCAGAACAGCCATGGGGAAGGTCGTACTTATCACAGACTGAGCAGTGGTGACATCGGTCCGGCTTCACCAGAATGCAGCGGTCGCAAAAACGAATAGCTGAAGAGAAGCCAGATTTGTTCAGTTATCAATCAACCCAACCTGCCTCATCGTATAGGTCAACAAATGACAATGTAGAAACGCAAACAGAGTAAAAATGAGCATTAAGCAGGCCGTCTGCAGGGACACGTTAAAAGGGAGAGGAAATGTAAAAGGCATAGTCAGCATATTTAGATGAAGTGATCTGTTTTAATAAACAAGCTCCTAATAAACACCCGACCAAGCCTGCAAAACAGGATGTGAGAACAAAGGTGCCAAACACAACAGGAGACTGGTGTTTACAAACACTGCTGTGTGCATATTGGGAAACTGCTTGATGTTGGAGTCTCCAGATATGATTTGTACCTCCTGACATTGTGCGTGTGTAGACAGGTAAATCCTTGACAATCCTTCTCAAAATCTCCTGTTGAGACTCTCCTCGGTCCACTCTCTCCAGAAGCTCTTTGTCAGAATATGACAGATGGAACtgttgacacacatacacatggacttGGTGCACTGTAGACTCTGTGTATTTATATCTCATGACCAGGACCCTGCAGTGTTTATTCCTGTTTTATTACTGGAATTCAATTGGAGCTTTTGCCTGAAGACATTTAACTGGCAGGCAAATGAATGATATCAAGAGAGGCCCCATTATTGAACAGTAGCATGCAATGGGGAAGAATGCTATGGGGAAGAACAGCAGCTGCATAGCCACAGTCTCCTTGGACAGACTCATGACAAATAACTCACATTTTCAAGAAATATAATGAGTCTATTCATAACTAAGGCTATAAAAGCACAAAACCGTCTCTGCTTCAGCAAAATGCTGATCCATTTAGAGGGAAACGCTTAAAGAATAGAATTCTGAGTCACGATCATGCAGTCCTGTTGAACAACTCCCCTGCTAATGCCAGCCTTCGTTCAGAGTGAGCAGACACAAACTCACCTCTTTCAGAGGATGCATGGGCTTGGTAAAGATGGTTTGCCAGTATGCCCACACAAACATAATGAAGAAGAAGTGATATGCCAGGAGGTAAACAACTGAAATGAGAGAATAGTCATTGTGAGACACTGAataaaacatgtacagtatcaggGCTGCTACCATTGAACTCAGTCAATCAATATGTTTTTATCTCAGTGTGCAACAGCTTATCAATTTCTAATGTTCATTTACATACAAATCAGTGGATAATCTTGCTTTCTAGGTTTGTTCTGAAAGTTATCGATACATTCAAATGCTTTCATAAGCAAACTATCTTCTTTATCAGGCACTCCTGCCTGTTGGCCACTGCCCTGTGAAAA encodes:
- the zdhhc2 gene encoding palmitoyltransferase ZDHHC2 translates to MAPSGSRSIKRSCKRVLHWIPVLFISLIVAWSYYAYVVQLCIASIENLGEKIVYLLAYHFFFIMFVWAYWQTIFTKPMHPLKEFHLSYSDKELLERVDRGESQQEILRRIVKDLPVYTRTMSGAIRFCDRCILVKPDRCHHCSVCDKCILKMDHHCPWVNNCVGFSNYKFFMLFLAYSLLYCLFITATDLQYFIKFWMSGLPDTQAKFHIMFLFFAASMFSVSLAALFAYHCWLVCKNRSTLEAVRAPAFRHGPDKNGFSLGISKNFRQVFGDEKKFWPVPVFSSLGDGCAFPTCLVNQDPEQPSTPPSQSPPNKSGGDAHQFPAKPLRESQSRLLNSGESFRESDGPEDRERTGTPNPAMTIENEV